A single region of the Vicia villosa cultivar HV-30 ecotype Madison, WI linkage group LG4, Vvil1.0, whole genome shotgun sequence genome encodes:
- the LOC131594750 gene encoding receptor-like protein EIX1, with protein sequence MCKYKTFVVVIILHLSTYEILCSSGLSSSGCMQQERQALVELKGSFNDPSFRLSSWQGRDCCRWKGITCSNITGHVDKIDLRNPCYPQRGQDYPPNCSFSKSKLEAQYLHPSLSNLKYLSYLDLSGNSFNSSPIPMWFHSMNHLQHLSLSDSHLSGMIPNNLGNLTKLYFLDISFNSWLHSDDIYWASNLSLLQYLYMSDVFLERAQNLFQVLNMLPSLIELDLMNCSISKTQSDNHQIVSYSNFFRIESLILADNRLGGSDLNVFRNMSTSIEYIDLSNNSLSSVPFWLRNCAKLSSLYLGNNALSGSLPLALKNLSSLTTLDLSQNKFESVPLWLGGLESLLYFNLSVNHVNHIEGSLTSILGNMCHLLSLDLSQNRIQGDALVGDLLSRCVGFDLEELDLNNNNFNDQLPTWLGQLENLEILTLHSSFFHGPIPHILGKLSNLEYLSLANNHFNGSIPNSFEKLGNLSILDISSNNLLGGFPCSITTLVNLKSLILNNNNLSGSLPNCIGQFVNLNTLIISFNHFNGVIPRNIENLVSLENIDASANFLSGTIPPSIGQLSNLHTLYLSKNNLHGKIPLSFGQLVNLQNLDLSLNNLEGVFSEIKFPKSLAYVNLTNNHITGPLLQNIALRLPNLSHLLLGNNLINDSIPNSLCKINSLYILDLSGNSLVGSIPDCWSKSKRLNEINLSSNKLSGIVPSSFGNLSILAWLHLNNNSLEGEFPSCLRNLKQLLILDIGDNQMSGAIPSWIGDIFSLMQILRLRKNKFQGNIPSQLCKLPALQILDLSNNKLIGLIPHCIGKLTAMIQGYKPSVFLAPGEPRYLEWYDQDVSQIIKGREDHYTRNLKLVANMDLSNNNLSGPIPKGITLLTALRGLNLSHNHLSGEIPTTIGDMKSLESLDLSHDQLSSSIPQTMSSLTFLSTLNLSYNNLSGPIPQGNQFLTLNDPSIYGGNQFLCGAPLSNHCDVDEDDRDESGDEDGKEDNVEKWLFYFVIALGFGSGFWVVIGVLLLKKSWRHAYFRCIDDALLRINRTFRRELAKLKKTCMGNPVD encoded by the coding sequence ATGTGTAAATACAAAACCTTTGTTGTTGTCATTATTTTACATTTGAGTACCTATGAGATATTATGCTCCAGCGGCCTTTCATCATCCGGTTGCATGCAACAAGAGAGGCAAGCTCTTGTTGAATTAAAAGGAAGTTTCAATGATCCTTCATTCAGACTCTCCTCTTGGCAAGGACGTGATTGTTGCAGATGGAAAGGTATAACTTGCAGCAACATTACAGGACATGTTGACAAGATTGACCTTAGGAATCCATGCTATCCACAAAGAGGACAAGATTATCCACCAAACTGTTCCTTCTCAAAATCTAAGCTTGAAGCACAATATCTCCatccttctctttcaaatctcaaATATCTTTCCTATTTGGACCTAAGTGGAAACAGTTTTAATTCAAGTCCAATACCAATGTGGTTCCATTCTATGAACCATTTACAACACCTTTCTCTCTCTGATTCCCATTTGAGTGGCATGATCCCAAATAATCTTGGAAACCTCACAAAATTGTACTTTCTTGATATCAGCTTCAATTCTTGGTTACACTCTGATGACATCTATTGGGCTTCAAACCTTTCATTGCTTCAATATCTTTACATGAGTGATGTTTTTCTTGAAAGGGCACAAAATTTATTCCAGGTACTTAACATGCTTCCATCTTTGATAGAATTAGACTTGATGAACTGCAGCATATCAAAGACGCAGAGTGATAATCATCAAATTGTTAGTTACTCAAATTTTTTTAGGATCGAGTCTCTTATTCTTGCGGATAATAGACTTGGTGGTTCAGATTTAAATGTTTTTAGAAACATGAgtacttcaattgaatatattgaTCTTTCTAACAACAGTCTTAGTTCGGTTCCATTTTGGTTGAGAAATTGTGCCAAACTTAGCTCTCTTTATCTTGGAAACAATGCTCTTAGTGGCTCACTTCCACTAGCACTTAAAAATTTGTCTTCTTTGACAACACTTGACCTTTCTCAAAACAAGTTTGAATCTGTTCCATTGTGGTTAGGTGGGTTAGAGAGTCTTTTATATTTCAATTTGTCCGTGAATCATGTAAACCATATTGAGGGTTCTCTAACATCAATTTTAGGGAATATGTGTCATCTTCTGTCACTAGATTTGTCTCAAAACAGAATTCAAGGGGATGCTCTCGTCGGTGATTTACTATCTCGATGCGTTGGTTTTGATTTAGAGGAACTTGATTTGAACAACAATAATTTCAATGATCAACTGCCGACATGGTTAGGACAGCTTGAAAATTTGGAAATCCTCACACTTCATTCAAGTTTTTTTCATGGTCCTATTCCACATATTTTGGGAAAATTGTCAAACTTGGAATATTTAAGCCTTGCTAACAATCACTTTAATGGATCTATTCCAAACTCTTTCGAAAAACTGGGAAATCTAAGCATTTTAGACATTTCTAGCAACAACTTGTTAGGAGGTTTTCCTTGTAGTATAACCACACTTGtcaatcttaaaagcttgatattGAACAATAATAATTTGTCTGGGTCTCTTCCTAATTGTATTGGACAATTTGTTAATCTAAACACCTTGATTAtttcttttaatcattttaatGGTGTGATTCCTAGGAATATTGAGAACCTGGTTAGCCTAGAAAACATTGATGCTTCAGCAAATTTTCTGAGTGGAACAATCCCACCAAGTATTGGTCAACTTTCAAATCTTCACACCCTCTACCTTAGTAAAAACAATTTGCATGGGAAAATTCCTCTTAGTTTTGGTCAACTTGTGAACCTGCAAAATTTAGACCTGTCTCTCAACAATTTGGAAGGAGTGTTTTCAGAAATAAAATTTCCCAAGTCACTGGCCTATGTGAACCTCACCAATAATCATATTACTGGACCACTTCTCCAAAATATTGCTCTTAGATTGCCTAATCTTAGTCACTTGCTTCTTGGAAACAATCTCATCAATGACTCCATACCGAACTCATTGTGCAAAATAAACTCTTTGTACATTCTTGACCTTTCAGGCAACAGTTTAGTTGGCAGCATTCCAGATTGTTGGAGTAAAAGTAAAAGATTGAATGAGATAAACCTATCATCTAACAAATTATCAGGTATTGTTCCAAGCTCGTTCGGCAATCTTTCCATTTTGGCCTGGTTACATTTGAACAACAATAGTCTTGAAGGAGAGTTTCCATCATGCTTGAGGAATTTAAAACAGCTGTTAATCTTAGATATTGGAGATAATCAAATGTCAGGGGCAATACCTTCATGGATTGGAGACATATTCTCCTTAATGCAGATTCTCAGGTTGAGAAAAAACAAGTTTCAAGGAAACATTCCATCACAACTTTGTAAACTTCCAGCTTTGCAAATATTGGACCTTTCCAACAACAAGTTGATAGGTTTGATACCTCACTGTATTGGAAAGTTAACAGCAATGATTCAAGGATACAAACCGTCGGTTTTCTTAGCTCCCGGAGAACCGAGGTATTTGGAATGGTATGACCAAGATGTGAGCCAGATCATTAAAGGAAGAGAAGATCATTATACAAGAAATCTGAAACTTGTGGCCAACATGGATTTATCAAACAACAATTTGAGTGGACCTATTCCTAAAGGAATAACTCTTCTTACGGCATTGCGAGGCCTAAACTTGTCACACAATCATTTGTCCGGTGAAATTCCTACAACCATTGGAGACATGAAGTCACTTGAATCTTTGGACCTCTCTCATGATCAACTTTCAAGCTCAATTCCACAGACAATGTCTAGTTTAACTTTTCTAAGTACACTAAACTTGTCCTACAACAACCTTTCAGGACCAATTCCACAAGGAAATCAATTTTTAACACTAAATGATCCGTCTATTTATGGTGGCAACCAATTTCTTTGTGGTGCACCATTGTCTAATCATTGtgatgttgatgaagatgatagaGATGAAAGTGGAGATGAAGATGGAAAAGAAGACAACGTTGAGAAATGGTTGTTTTACTTTGTGATTGCACTAGGATTTGGTAGTGGCTTTTGGGTTGTGATTGGtgtgttgttgttgaagaagagTTGGAGACATGCTTACTTTAGATGTATTGATGATGCATTGCTTAGGATAAATCGAACATTTAGAAGAGAGTTAGCAAAGTTAAAGAAAACATGTATGGGAAATCCTGTTGATTAG